Proteins from a genomic interval of Candidatus Edwardsbacteria bacterium RifOxyA12_full_54_48:
- a CDS encoding 3-oxoacyl-[acyl-carrier-protein] reductase, with protein MQLKDKNAIVTGSAQGIGKSIALALAKAGANIVVSDVNIEEAEKTAKEIEALGRKALAVKCNVADANEVSELVKKTQETFDTIDILVNNAGVTRDNLMMRMEEKDWDLVLDVNLKGAFLLTKAVSRIMMKQRQGRIVNMSSVIGVMGNAGQSNYAASKGGLIAFTKSTAKEFASRNITCNAIAPGFIETAMTAKLTEEVKENYKKGIPLGRMGSVDDVANAVMFLVSEQASYITGQVLHVDGGLVM; from the coding sequence ATGCAGTTAAAAGATAAAAACGCCATCGTAACCGGATCGGCCCAGGGGATAGGGAAATCCATCGCCCTGGCGCTGGCCAAGGCCGGGGCCAACATTGTGGTCAGCGATGTCAACATCGAAGAGGCCGAGAAGACCGCCAAAGAAATTGAGGCTTTAGGCAGAAAGGCACTAGCTGTCAAGTGCAATGTGGCCGATGCCAATGAGGTCAGTGAACTTGTTAAGAAAACGCAAGAGACATTTGACACTATTGACATTTTGGTCAATAATGCGGGCGTTACCAGGGATAACCTGATGATGCGGATGGAGGAAAAGGACTGGGACCTGGTGCTGGATGTCAACCTCAAAGGTGCCTTTCTGCTGACCAAGGCCGTCTCCCGGATCATGATGAAACAGCGCCAGGGCCGGATAGTCAACATGTCGTCGGTCATCGGCGTGATGGGCAATGCCGGGCAGTCCAACTACGCGGCCAGCAAGGGCGGACTGATCGCCTTCACCAAATCCACCGCCAAGGAGTTCGCCTCGCGCAACATCACCTGCAACGCCATCGCCCCGGGCTTTATCGAAACCGCCATGACCGCCAAACTGACAGAGGAGGTCAAGGAGAACTACAAGAAGGGCATTCCTCTGGGCCGGATGGGCAGCGTGGACGACGTGGCTAACGCGGTGATGTTTTTGGTCTCGGAGCAGGCCTCTTATATAACAGGCCAGGTGCTGCACGTGGACGGTGGTTTGGTGATGTGA